The following proteins are co-located in the Spirosoma montaniterrae genome:
- a CDS encoding WG repeat-containing protein yields MGRIILYLIGAAGVVFVIGVGYLMYITQKSVVPENAEETNYDETGLVVNGFAILTKRHPNDLWGNGQNRYGFVDARCNRITFVKYQSVRNFDEGGLAFVRGTNGLCGFIDTTGREIIPLIYANAAAFIDGLCLVQKGQKGVFAVGFIDRQGREAGPFTYTKFGDLGGHYYAVGRGPINQEKWGYVDTKGREVIPLQFDEASPFRDGYAVVGKLDPERHLMFRGLIDSTGRVVFPFLYTGIGPYDPQTGLWDIIKPYEENGQWHSMKGRANSRHEFVEPLTKIPD; encoded by the coding sequence ATGGGTCGAATCATCCTGTATCTGATTGGTGCTGCGGGTGTTGTGTTCGTGATAGGCGTTGGCTATCTGATGTACATAACACAGAAAAGCGTTGTGCCGGAAAATGCCGAAGAAACCAATTACGACGAAACGGGGCTGGTGGTCAACGGCTTTGCCATCCTGACCAAACGCCACCCGAACGACCTCTGGGGAAACGGACAAAATCGCTACGGCTTTGTCGACGCCCGTTGCAACCGAATCACCTTTGTCAAGTACCAATCCGTGCGCAACTTTGATGAGGGTGGACTGGCCTTCGTGCGTGGCACAAACGGGCTTTGCGGATTCATCGACACCACCGGGCGTGAAATAATTCCGCTTATTTACGCCAACGCTGCGGCTTTTATCGACGGGCTGTGTTTGGTACAAAAGGGTCAGAAAGGTGTGTTCGCTGTTGGTTTCATTGACCGACAGGGGCGCGAAGCGGGGCCATTCACGTACACGAAATTTGGCGATTTAGGCGGACACTATTACGCCGTAGGTCGTGGCCCCATAAACCAGGAAAAGTGGGGCTACGTCGATACAAAAGGCCGCGAAGTTATTCCGCTACAGTTCGATGAAGCCTCGCCGTTTCGGGATGGCTACGCGGTAGTGGGCAAGCTCGACCCCGAACGGCACCTTATGTTTCGGGGGTTGATCGACAGCACCGGGCGGGTGGTTTTCCCGTTTCTGTACACAGGCATCGGCCCCTATGACCCTCAAACCGGCCTTTGGGACATAATTAAACCTTACGAAGAAAACGGGCAGTGGCATTCTATGAAAGGCAGAGCAAATAGTCGGCACGAGTTTGTGGAACCACTGACCAAAATACCCGACTGA
- a CDS encoding VWA domain-containing protein: MQPWYSLHWFSPPQWHAFRFANPSVLWFIPAVLLLFVLRHYIGRKNQQRLNVSLGPLAAASGRADWLQTAFSLVSKLRYLLPVAVFTGVSLLLVSLARPQLVRERRDEQSEGIDIMLAIDVSASMTETDLPPTRLAVARRVAQSFVNGRKDDRIGLVIFAGEAFSLCPLTTDYDLVKQYLGDLNDQMIRTSGTAIGDALARCINRMRNQSESSEDTATQQVDYQFAETRSKVIILLSDGDNTAGNLDPVTAARLAKAFGIRLYTIAVGRPVRSDSTATTVDEGVLKTIAGIGNGSFFRATDARRLRAVFAQINRLEKAPVRVQVYEDVQDYYRVYMYWGIAFLLFALFLKITIFGNVLED, translated from the coding sequence ATGCAGCCCTGGTATTCGCTTCACTGGTTTAGCCCACCGCAATGGCACGCCTTTCGGTTTGCCAACCCAAGTGTGTTGTGGTTTATTCCGGCGGTGCTGTTGTTGTTTGTGTTACGCCACTACATAGGTCGCAAAAACCAGCAACGGCTAAATGTGTCGCTGGGGCCACTCGCTGCGGCATCGGGCCGGGCCGACTGGCTTCAGACGGCTTTTTCGCTTGTAAGTAAACTTCGGTATTTGCTTCCGGTGGCTGTTTTTACCGGCGTAAGCCTGTTGCTGGTGTCACTGGCCCGCCCGCAACTTGTGCGTGAACGACGCGATGAACAATCGGAAGGCATCGATATTATGCTGGCAATAGACGTATCGGCGTCGATGACCGAAACCGATTTGCCACCTACCCGGCTGGCTGTGGCCCGGCGTGTGGCACAGTCGTTCGTAAATGGTCGTAAAGATGATCGGATTGGGTTAGTCATTTTTGCTGGTGAGGCTTTCTCACTCTGCCCGCTCACCACCGATTATGACTTGGTGAAGCAATATCTGGGCGATTTGAACGATCAGATGATTCGCACGTCGGGAACAGCTATTGGCGATGCGCTCGCCCGTTGTATTAACCGAATGCGAAACCAGTCTGAATCGTCTGAAGATACTGCCACGCAACAGGTTGATTATCAGTTTGCTGAAACCCGGAGTAAAGTAATTATTCTCCTTAGCGATGGCGATAACACTGCCGGAAACCTCGACCCCGTTACAGCCGCCCGGCTGGCAAAGGCATTTGGTATCCGGCTATATACCATTGCCGTTGGTCGGCCCGTTCGTTCTGATTCGACAGCTACCACAGTCGATGAAGGCGTTTTGAAAACAATTGCCGGTATCGGTAACGGCAGTTTTTTTCGCGCTACCGATGCCCGGCGGCTTCGGGCTGTGTTTGCGCAGATCAATCGGCTCGAAAAAGCCCCGGTACGGGTGCAGGTTTATGAAGACGTACAGGATTATTACCGGGTGTATATGTACTGGGGAATCGCCTTTCTGCTCTTTGCGCTGTTCCTTAAAATTACCATCTTCGGCAATGTGCTGGAAGATTGA
- a CDS encoding ribonuclease HII, with protein MLKSFYNADVLEAGLDEVGRGCLAGPVVAAAVILPRNYRHPVLNDSKQLTRAQRETLRIDIERDALAWAVAEVSHEDIDKINILKASFLAMHRAVDALTTRPEHLLVDGNRFVPYPMISHTCIVKGDAHYLSIAAASVLAKTYRDDLMERLGAEFPAYGWAQNVGYPTPAHRNAIRQFGPTKYHRMSFRLM; from the coding sequence ATGCTGAAATCGTTTTATAATGCCGATGTCCTCGAAGCGGGACTTGACGAGGTAGGGCGGGGTTGTCTGGCCGGGCCGGTAGTAGCGGCTGCGGTGATTTTGCCACGCAATTACCGCCACCCCGTCCTAAACGACTCCAAACAGTTAACCCGCGCTCAACGCGAAACGCTCCGCATCGACATTGAACGCGACGCGCTGGCCTGGGCCGTGGCCGAAGTTTCGCACGAAGACATCGATAAAATCAACATTCTGAAAGCCAGCTTTCTGGCAATGCACCGCGCCGTCGACGCGCTCACCACCCGGCCCGAACACCTGCTGGTCGATGGCAATCGGTTTGTACCGTACCCGATGATTTCGCATACCTGCATCGTGAAAGGCGACGCCCACTACCTCTCGATTGCAGCGGCTTCTGTTCTTGCCAAAACCTACCGCGACGACCTGATGGAACGGCTGGGTGCTGAGTTTCCGGCCTACGGCTGGGCGCAGAATGTGGGCTATCCAACGCCCGCCCATCGCAACGCCATTCGGCAGTTCGGCCCGACCAAGTATCACCGCATGAGTTTTCGGCTGATGTGA
- a CDS encoding DUF58 domain-containing protein — protein MNEFIARLRNFDIRIRKAVNSQIRGSFRSVFKGSGLEFADLRTYQYGDDIRAIDWNVSSKGHGTFVKVFREEKDQTVFFLVDVSASQQVGPRHRHKLDATKEICGTLALSAIREASHVGLYCFSDQKERYIKPANGMKTGYQLIMSLYRLQPESIRTNLSEAILFTLNALKRRSVVILLSDFIDQHYEHNLKALAKKHDLVVLHLYDQREVSLPRLGIIPVHDTEMNRTVWVNTSSPAFRTRLHDTFRQNQTRLERLCRQYNANYLALDAQEDFVPKLVELFRVRK, from the coding sequence ATGAATGAATTCATAGCCCGGCTCCGAAACTTTGATATTCGCATCCGAAAGGCTGTTAACTCGCAGATACGTGGCTCGTTTCGTTCGGTGTTCAAAGGGTCCGGTCTGGAATTTGCCGACCTGCGCACGTATCAGTATGGCGACGACATTCGGGCTATCGACTGGAACGTATCGTCGAAGGGACATGGTACGTTCGTGAAGGTTTTTCGCGAAGAAAAAGACCAGACCGTATTCTTTTTGGTCGACGTGAGTGCGTCGCAGCAGGTAGGTCCGCGCCACCGGCACAAACTGGATGCGACCAAAGAAATCTGCGGTACATTGGCCCTGTCGGCCATTCGCGAGGCCAGCCACGTTGGGCTGTATTGTTTTTCGGACCAGAAAGAGCGGTACATCAAACCGGCTAATGGCATGAAAACAGGGTATCAACTGATTATGAGCCTGTATCGACTACAACCGGAGTCGATCCGAACCAATCTGTCGGAAGCTATTCTGTTTACCCTCAACGCCCTCAAACGCCGGAGTGTCGTAATTTTGCTGTCTGATTTCATCGATCAGCATTACGAGCACAACCTGAAAGCGTTGGCAAAAAAACACGATCTGGTGGTGTTGCATCTCTACGATCAGCGCGAAGTGAGCCTGCCACGGCTGGGCATTATTCCGGTTCATGACACCGAAATGAATCGTACCGTCTGGGTCAATACCTCGTCGCCTGCGTTCAGAACCCGCCTGCACGACACCTTCCGGCAGAATCAAACCCGACTCGAACGCCTATGCCGCCAATACAACGCCAATTACCTCGCCCTCGATGCACAGGAAGATTTTGTCCCAAAACTCGTAGAATTATTCCGGGTGAGAAAATAA
- a CDS encoding DUF4296 domain-containing protein yields the protein MPELCGLSQPYKGNKFDTSNQLYYPMQRILTLFLVWVTMACSPPNDDRPDNLIPADQMARILTEIHMAESRISRLSLASTDSANMAYKHLEKKIFTKFKVDTAAYTNSYVYYSSHPREMEAIYKRVTDNLKKKIDTKKPARS from the coding sequence ATGCCCGAACTTTGCGGACTTTCGCAGCCTTACAAAGGTAACAAGTTCGACACGTCGAACCAGCTTTACTACCCTATGCAACGAATACTGACACTCTTTCTGGTATGGGTTACGATGGCCTGCTCGCCCCCCAACGATGATCGGCCCGATAATCTTATACCCGCCGACCAGATGGCCCGGATTCTGACCGAAATACATATGGCCGAAAGCCGTATTAGCCGACTGAGCCTGGCATCGACCGATTCGGCCAATATGGCGTATAAGCACCTGGAAAAGAAGATATTTACCAAGTTCAAGGTCGACACGGCAGCCTATACCAACAGCTATGTTTATTACTCGTCGCACCCGCGCGAGATGGAAGCCATTTACAAGCGAGTGACAGACAATCTGAAAAAGAAAATAGATACCAAAAAGCCCGCTCGTTCATGA
- a CDS encoding M12 family metallo-peptidase translates to MYKFYISTIVFLFCAIPVLAQNTTGNRLRQQLDAARSANSPQTIDLFSVSNAVNYSAAQFKAGQPPVSLRIDSRALSQIVSERPALLALSIPAINGPIDLELVPVNLFAPDFALLIGTDAGTQQAPMNRGVFYQGFIKNKANSLASVSIVDGVLSGFVADETGNRVLSQLPKSPDNYLFFYDNTLASQRPFICQTEDSKTPVELQNSVAPQAIDCKVVAIYLEADYQMYIANGSSVVATTNYITSLFNQVATIYNRENIAISLAGIKVWTTTDPYASRINTNDLLITFTNYQNTNPPPGISSQLSQLLSTRQLDGGRAYIDVLCVPSLKYGVNANMQVQYVDLVNYSWEVNVLAHELGHNFGSPHTHSCLWPGGPIDNCAQPEGNCQPGPSPTNGGTMMSYCHTTFVGINFANAFGPLPGNLLRNRVSASTCVSTATGLPTNLAFRNVQPTTAKVYWQSNAGSTTFTLQYRPVATATWTTVGPVVGQEYSFTGLQPSTAYAWRVTGECSSGYSAEATFTTGQPVYCTPTYSNNGCSFGIGINRVVLSGTALSNNTGCSPIYFTYFSSPVGSVSRTSSNTLAIDFLGYFNGQQVSVWIDLNQDYIFDLSERVYATTQQFTTPIVATFSLPAGAPAGVTRRMRIRNQFWLPVTDPCGTLDYGETEDYQVFIDGGCPPTPTIIASSTAISCQQSTSLTVTNCPGTVAWSSGSSGSSIVVAPTQTTTYTATCTQNGCSSSQTSVIVVSPNTVSRQSGSWTNPAIWSCNRVPDVLSPVTIQAGHIVTIPANITAEAQSLRLLGSVNYLFNARLRFGSTVGSLLIPPR, encoded by the coding sequence ATGTATAAATTCTATATAAGTACAATAGTATTTCTGTTCTGTGCTATTCCGGTACTTGCTCAGAATACAACCGGAAATCGGCTGCGCCAACAGCTTGATGCGGCACGGTCTGCCAACAGCCCGCAGACAATCGACCTGTTTAGCGTGTCGAATGCAGTTAACTACAGTGCGGCTCAATTTAAAGCGGGTCAGCCGCCCGTATCGCTTCGTATCGACAGCCGCGCACTGTCTCAAATTGTCAGCGAACGCCCCGCCCTGCTTGCGCTATCGATTCCGGCAATAAATGGCCCTATCGATCTTGAATTAGTACCCGTAAACCTGTTTGCCCCCGATTTCGCACTGTTGATTGGCACAGATGCCGGTACGCAGCAGGCTCCTATGAATCGGGGCGTATTCTATCAGGGGTTTATCAAAAATAAGGCCAACTCGCTGGCCTCGGTCAGTATCGTTGATGGCGTACTGAGCGGCTTCGTGGCCGACGAAACGGGCAACCGGGTACTTAGCCAATTGCCGAAATCCCCAGATAACTACCTGTTTTTCTACGACAATACGCTTGCCAGCCAACGTCCGTTCATCTGCCAGACGGAAGACTCCAAAACGCCTGTTGAGTTGCAGAATTCGGTAGCACCCCAGGCTATTGATTGTAAGGTAGTTGCCATTTATCTGGAGGCCGATTATCAGATGTACATCGCGAACGGATCGAGCGTTGTTGCCACAACCAATTACATCACCAGCCTTTTCAATCAGGTGGCTACTATCTACAACCGCGAAAATATTGCCATTAGCTTAGCCGGTATCAAGGTCTGGACAACCACCGACCCGTATGCAAGTCGGATCAATACGAACGATTTGCTCATTACGTTTACTAACTACCAGAATACGAATCCACCGCCGGGCATCAGTAGCCAGCTTTCACAGTTGCTATCGACGCGTCAGTTAGATGGCGGGCGGGCGTATATCGATGTGTTATGCGTGCCTTCGCTCAAATACGGCGTCAACGCAAACATGCAGGTGCAGTATGTCGATCTGGTTAACTACTCGTGGGAGGTTAACGTACTGGCCCACGAATTAGGCCATAATTTCGGTTCGCCCCACACGCATAGTTGCCTATGGCCGGGTGGCCCTATCGACAACTGCGCCCAGCCCGAAGGCAATTGCCAGCCCGGACCGTCGCCAACCAACGGGGGGACTATGATGAGTTATTGCCACACGACATTCGTCGGCATCAATTTCGCTAACGCATTTGGCCCGCTTCCCGGCAATCTGCTCCGCAACCGAGTGTCGGCCAGCACCTGTGTTAGTACGGCTACTGGTCTGCCAACGAATCTGGCTTTCCGAAACGTTCAGCCCACAACGGCGAAGGTGTACTGGCAATCGAATGCCGGCAGTACTACTTTCACGCTGCAATACCGGCCTGTGGCTACCGCTACCTGGACAACCGTTGGGCCGGTAGTTGGGCAGGAGTATTCGTTTACCGGGTTGCAGCCCAGCACTGCGTATGCCTGGCGTGTAACGGGTGAGTGTTCCAGCGGTTATTCGGCAGAAGCTACGTTTACGACCGGGCAACCTGTTTACTGCACGCCAACATACAGCAATAACGGATGTTCGTTTGGTATTGGCATCAATCGGGTTGTGTTGAGCGGGACGGCGTTGAGCAATAATACTGGCTGTTCGCCCATTTATTTCACCTATTTCTCATCGCCGGTAGGCAGCGTCTCGCGTACATCGAGCAACACGCTCGCTATTGACTTTCTGGGCTATTTCAACGGGCAACAGGTTTCGGTCTGGATCGATCTGAATCAGGATTATATTTTTGACCTGAGCGAGCGGGTATATGCCACTACGCAGCAGTTTACAACGCCCATTGTGGCTACGTTCTCGCTGCCTGCTGGCGCACCCGCCGGGGTAACGCGCCGAATGCGGATTCGGAATCAATTCTGGTTGCCCGTTACCGACCCATGCGGTACGCTTGATTATGGCGAAACGGAAGATTATCAGGTTTTTATCGATGGTGGTTGCCCGCCAACGCCCACAATTATTGCATCATCAACGGCAATAAGCTGTCAGCAAAGTACATCACTGACTGTCACAAACTGCCCCGGTACAGTGGCCTGGTCGTCGGGCAGTAGCGGCAGTTCGATTGTGGTAGCCCCTACCCAAACAACAACCTATACGGCGACCTGCACACAAAATGGCTGCTCATCCAGCCAAACGAGCGTAATAGTCGTATCGCCCAACACTGTATCGCGGCAATCGGGTAGCTGGACAAACCCCGCCATCTGGTCGTGTAATCGGGTTCCTGATGTGCTGTCACCCGTAACAATCCAGGCCGGCCATATCGTTACCATACCTGCTAACATTACGGCAGAAGCTCAATCGTTACGCCTATTAGGGAGCGTAAACTACCTCTTCAACGCCCGGCTCCGATTTGGCAGCACGGTTGGAAGTCTACTTATACCACCTCGATAA
- a CDS encoding acetyl-CoA C-acetyltransferase, with protein sequence MAEAFIYDAVRTPRGRGKSDGSLHDIQPITLLTSVLSKLRDRNQLDTSLVDDVIMGCVTPIGEQGADIARTAALEAGYAETVAGVQLNRFCSSGLEAINMAGAYVMSGQVDAIVAGGVESMSRVPMGSDGGAIFMNPQIVARHNIVPQGISADLIATKYGYSRNDVDAFAAESYRRAEAAQADNRFHKTLVPMKDDIGITVLDRDEGVRPGTTAESLGKLKPAFEMMGQMGLDALALLKYASFDKINHVHHAGNSSQIVDGAAGVLIGSKEFGEKTGLKPRARIKAFAIVGSEPTIMLTGPIPATHKVLKRAGMSVKDIDLFEVNEAFAAVPMLFMDEFGVDHGQLNVNGGSIALGHPLGATGAIISATLIDELERSGKQFGLSTLCIGGGMGIATIFERVN encoded by the coding sequence ATGGCAGAAGCCTTCATTTATGACGCCGTTCGTACACCACGCGGGCGGGGCAAGAGCGACGGATCGCTCCACGATATTCAGCCGATTACGCTGCTAACCAGCGTATTAAGCAAACTCCGCGACCGCAACCAACTCGACACGTCGCTGGTCGATGACGTGATTATGGGCTGCGTGACGCCCATCGGTGAACAGGGTGCCGACATTGCCCGCACTGCCGCTCTCGAAGCCGGTTACGCCGAAACCGTAGCAGGCGTTCAGTTGAACCGCTTCTGCTCGTCGGGGCTGGAAGCCATCAACATGGCCGGGGCCTACGTGATGTCGGGGCAGGTCGATGCCATTGTGGCGGGGGGTGTCGAAAGCATGTCGCGGGTGCCGATGGGCAGCGATGGCGGGGCTATTTTCATGAATCCGCAGATTGTGGCCCGCCATAACATTGTTCCGCAGGGCATTTCTGCCGACCTGATTGCCACCAAATACGGCTACTCGCGCAACGACGTCGACGCGTTTGCGGCTGAGTCGTACCGCCGGGCCGAAGCCGCACAGGCCGACAACCGGTTTCATAAAACCTTAGTGCCGATGAAAGACGACATCGGCATTACCGTACTCGACCGCGACGAGGGCGTTCGGCCCGGCACCACCGCCGAGAGTTTAGGGAAGTTGAAACCCGCTTTTGAGATGATGGGGCAGATGGGTCTCGATGCGCTGGCGTTGCTGAAATATGCCAGTTTCGATAAAATCAATCACGTTCACCACGCAGGCAACTCATCGCAGATTGTTGACGGTGCGGCTGGTGTATTGATTGGCTCGAAGGAATTTGGCGAGAAAACCGGATTGAAGCCCCGTGCCCGCATCAAAGCCTTTGCCATTGTCGGCTCTGAGCCAACCATTATGCTCACCGGCCCCATTCCGGCCACGCACAAAGTGCTGAAACGGGCGGGTATGAGCGTTAAAGACATCGATTTATTTGAGGTGAACGAAGCCTTTGCTGCCGTGCCGATGCTGTTCATGGATGAGTTTGGCGTTGACCACGGTCAACTGAACGTCAATGGCGGGTCTATTGCGCTGGGCCACCCGCTGGGTGCTACCGGAGCCATTATCTCGGCAACCCTGATTGACGAACTCGAACGTAGCGGCAAACAGTTTGGTTTATCGACCCTATGCATTGGGGGAGGTATGGGCATTGCCACGATTTTTGAGCGCGTGAACTGA
- a CDS encoding 3-hydroxyacyl-CoA dehydrogenase NAD-binding domain-containing protein, with product MAIHYAVSDSVAVITWEMTSSPMNVLNDESIPQFEEALQKAYADESVKGIIVTSAKPEFVAGADLKMILRNNDKDPTEMLTVSSELNRVFRSIETSGKPAVAAINGTALGGGYEICLACHHRIALNNPKTQIGLVEVTIGLLPGAGGTQRLPRMIGIQAALPLIVEGKKVGVQEAKNLGMIDDIADTPEQLLEKARAWIAANPKPVKPWDEIDRKTGKIVGKDNFKVPGGNIQSPVGAQTFAAGTAMLMDKTKGNYPAPLEIMACVYEGLQVNIDRALVIEARHFVKVATSKVAKALIGTMFLGMNEANKGASRPKDVPKTDVKKVGILGAGMMGAGIAYVSAQAGIEVVLKDVSVEAAERGKDYSRNLLKKGVERGKVDPLKVDGVLNLIKATDKYADMQGCDLIIEAVFEKQELKAQVTKEAEPMLATGGNPAGGVFGSNTSTLPISGLAQASANPQNFIGIHFFSPVDKMMLVEIIMGQQTSDYALAVAIDYTRKIRKTPIVVNDSRGFYTSRCFGTYTAEGMELLNDGVSPVLIENAGKAAGMPVGPLAVHDEVALDLSLKVMTESIKAGALSADEPTYRMVQKMNELGRVGKKAKAGFYEYPDGGQKVIWPGLAELYPVADEQPGLEEVKTRLLYRQAIEAVRCFEEGVVRTKLDGDLGSILAWGFPAYTGGALSFVDFVGVETFVQTLDRLADTYGERFRPTEKLRERAGMQEVV from the coding sequence ATGGCAATTCACTATGCTGTCAGCGATTCCGTCGCTGTTATTACGTGGGAAATGACGTCGTCGCCGATGAACGTGCTGAACGACGAATCGATCCCGCAGTTTGAAGAAGCTCTTCAGAAAGCTTATGCCGACGAGTCGGTGAAAGGCATTATCGTTACCTCGGCCAAACCGGAGTTCGTGGCCGGAGCCGACTTGAAAATGATTCTGCGCAACAACGATAAAGACCCCACCGAAATGCTGACGGTGTCGTCGGAGTTGAACCGGGTGTTTCGGAGCATCGAAACGAGCGGCAAACCTGCCGTGGCCGCCATCAACGGCACGGCCCTCGGCGGTGGCTACGAAATCTGTCTGGCCTGCCATCACCGCATTGCTTTAAATAATCCGAAGACCCAAATCGGGCTGGTCGAAGTAACCATCGGTCTGTTGCCCGGCGCGGGCGGTACGCAGCGACTGCCGCGTATGATTGGCATTCAGGCCGCGCTGCCGCTCATTGTGGAAGGCAAAAAAGTGGGCGTTCAGGAAGCCAAAAATCTCGGCATGATCGACGACATCGCCGACACACCCGAACAGCTACTGGAAAAGGCCCGCGCCTGGATTGCGGCCAACCCGAAGCCCGTAAAACCGTGGGACGAAATTGACCGCAAGACGGGTAAAATTGTTGGCAAAGACAATTTCAAGGTGCCGGGCGGGAACATTCAAAGTCCGGTTGGCGCACAAACCTTCGCGGCTGGCACGGCCATGCTGATGGACAAAACCAAAGGCAACTACCCCGCCCCGCTCGAAATCATGGCCTGCGTCTATGAAGGCTTGCAGGTGAATATCGACCGGGCGTTGGTGATCGAAGCACGGCATTTCGTGAAAGTGGCTACCTCAAAAGTAGCGAAAGCCCTGATTGGCACCATGTTTTTGGGCATGAACGAAGCCAACAAAGGAGCAAGCCGCCCGAAAGACGTGCCGAAAACCGATGTAAAGAAGGTCGGGATTCTGGGCGCGGGCATGATGGGCGCGGGCATTGCCTACGTATCGGCGCAGGCGGGCATCGAAGTTGTGCTGAAAGACGTGTCGGTCGAAGCGGCTGAACGCGGTAAAGACTACTCGCGCAACCTCCTGAAAAAAGGTGTCGAACGCGGCAAAGTCGACCCGCTGAAAGTAGACGGCGTACTGAATCTGATCAAAGCCACCGACAAGTACGCCGACATGCAGGGCTGCGACCTGATTATCGAAGCCGTTTTCGAGAAGCAGGAACTGAAAGCGCAAGTCACGAAAGAAGCCGAACCGATGTTGGCAACCGGGGGCAATCCAGCCGGGGGCGTATTTGGCTCCAACACGTCTACGCTGCCTATTTCGGGACTGGCGCAGGCGTCGGCCAATCCGCAAAACTTTATCGGCATCCACTTCTTCTCACCCGTCGATAAGATGATGCTGGTCGAAATCATCATGGGTCAGCAAACGAGCGATTACGCCCTGGCGGTTGCCATCGACTATACCCGCAAAATCAGGAAAACGCCCATTGTGGTTAACGACAGCCGGGGCTTTTACACGTCGCGCTGCTTTGGCACCTACACTGCCGAGGGCATGGAACTGCTGAACGATGGCGTATCGCCGGTGCTGATTGAGAATGCGGGAAAAGCTGCCGGTATGCCCGTTGGCCCGCTGGCCGTACACGACGAGGTGGCCCTTGATTTAAGCCTGAAAGTGATGACCGAATCCATCAAAGCCGGTGCGCTCTCTGCCGATGAACCGACGTATCGAATGGTACAGAAGATGAATGAGTTAGGTCGTGTTGGCAAAAAAGCGAAAGCCGGTTTTTACGAGTATCCCGATGGCGGACAGAAGGTTATCTGGCCCGGTCTCGCCGAACTTTACCCGGTTGCCGACGAGCAGCCGGGTTTGGAGGAAGTAAAAACGCGGTTGCTGTATCGGCAGGCCATTGAAGCCGTGCGCTGTTTTGAAGAGGGCGTCGTTCGCACGAAGTTAGATGGCGACCTCGGTTCGATTCTGGCGTGGGGTTTCCCGGCCTACACCGGCGGGGCACTGTCGTTCGTTGATTTCGTCGGCGTCGAAACCTTCGTACAAACCCTCGACCGGCTGGCCGACACCTACGGCGAGCGTTTCCGGCCTACCGAGAAGTTGCGCGAACGAGCAGGCATGCAGGAAGTCGTGTAA